The following coding sequences lie in one Microbacterium sp. XT11 genomic window:
- a CDS encoding O-acetylhomoserine aminocarboxypropyltransferase/cysteine synthase family protein produces the protein MTGFATRQVQAGYVAGVAQNSAVAPIHQTAAYEFGSLAEAADLFALRATGNLYSRNAGPTQQVLEERVAALEGGASAAAVASGQAAVAVTLLALAGRGGHIVAADRLYGGTVDLLQETFDDFGIPVTFVDQDDLDAWRAAIRPETRALFAESIANPIAQVLDIRAVADIAHDAGVPLVIDNTVGTPHLIRPGEHGADFVVHSATKFLSGHGTSLGGVVVDQGTFDASAEPGGWPQFTEPYARVGDFALWDRFGAGQAFAALVKSKYVHDLGPSLSPFNAWQILQGIETLDLRVSRQSATALALAQHLQGHPLVSAVHHPGLADNRWHALAERYLPRGGPSVFSFDLAIPDDGQTQERVARVVDGLRVIRLVANIGDARSLVAHPASMTHSHLSPQQRAAAGISRSTIRLSAGLEDPADLIADLDEALALV, from the coding sequence ATGACCGGGTTCGCGACGCGCCAGGTGCAGGCCGGGTACGTCGCCGGCGTCGCCCAGAACAGTGCCGTCGCACCGATCCATCAGACCGCCGCGTACGAGTTCGGCTCGCTTGCCGAGGCCGCCGACCTGTTCGCGCTGCGCGCGACCGGCAACCTGTACAGCCGCAACGCCGGCCCGACCCAGCAGGTCCTCGAGGAGCGCGTCGCCGCGCTCGAGGGCGGAGCATCCGCCGCGGCCGTCGCCTCCGGCCAGGCCGCCGTGGCCGTGACCCTGCTCGCGCTGGCGGGGCGCGGCGGCCACATCGTCGCCGCGGACCGCCTCTACGGCGGCACCGTCGACCTGCTGCAGGAGACCTTCGACGACTTCGGCATCCCCGTGACCTTCGTCGATCAGGACGATCTCGATGCGTGGCGCGCCGCGATCCGGCCGGAGACCCGCGCGCTGTTCGCGGAGTCGATCGCCAACCCCATCGCCCAGGTGCTCGACATCCGCGCCGTCGCCGACATCGCCCACGACGCGGGCGTACCGCTCGTCATCGACAACACGGTGGGCACGCCGCACCTCATCCGCCCCGGCGAGCACGGAGCGGACTTCGTCGTGCACTCGGCCACCAAGTTCCTCAGCGGCCACGGCACGTCGCTCGGCGGCGTGGTGGTCGATCAGGGCACGTTCGACGCGAGCGCCGAGCCCGGCGGCTGGCCGCAGTTCACGGAGCCGTACGCGCGCGTGGGCGACTTCGCGCTGTGGGACAGGTTCGGCGCCGGCCAGGCTTTCGCCGCCCTCGTGAAGTCGAAGTACGTGCACGACCTCGGCCCGTCGCTGTCGCCGTTCAACGCATGGCAGATCCTGCAGGGCATCGAGACCCTCGACCTGCGCGTCTCCCGGCAGAGCGCGACCGCGCTCGCGCTCGCGCAGCACCTGCAGGGCCATCCGCTCGTCTCGGCGGTGCACCACCCCGGTCTCGCCGACAACCGGTGGCACGCTCTGGCCGAGCGCTACCTGCCCCGCGGCGGCCCTTCGGTGTTCTCGTTCGATCTGGCGATCCCCGATGACGGGCAGACGCAGGAGCGGGTCGCCAGGGTGGTCGACGGCCTCAGGGTGATCCGCCTGGTCGCGAACATCGGGGACGCCCGCAGCCTCGTCGCGCATCCCGCCTCGATGACCCATTCCCACCTCTCACCGCAGCAGCGAGCCGCTGCGGGCATCTCTCGCTCGACTATCCGTCTGTCGGCGGGCCTCGAAGACCCGGCCGACCTCATCGCCGACCTCGACGAGGCGCTCGCACTCGTCTGA
- a CDS encoding ABC transporter ATP-binding protein encodes MSATMLELDALSVDYGRVRVLDAVSLRVRPGEVVGVVGESGSGKTTLARAVLRAVDAAPESRILVDGRDVTRLRGSQLRAWRRSGAVQYVFQDPLRSLDPAVRVAESIVEGLRIARVPAGEVQRRRTAALEAVGLDEDLLSRLPSGLSGGQRQRAAIARALVVEPRLLVLDEPVSALDAASRDRVVRALIALRDTRGSDLAMLVISHDIGSPAAMSDRLVVLDRGRIVEDGPTRRVIARPEHPYTRLLIDSVPLIHTPTANRPLPVPVRS; translated from the coding sequence ATGAGCGCCACGATGCTCGAACTCGACGCGCTGTCGGTCGACTACGGCCGTGTGCGCGTGCTCGACGCCGTCTCCCTGCGCGTGCGCCCCGGCGAGGTCGTCGGCGTCGTCGGGGAATCGGGCTCGGGCAAGACCACGCTCGCCAGGGCGGTGCTGCGTGCGGTCGACGCCGCGCCGGAGTCGCGCATCCTGGTCGACGGCCGCGATGTGACCCGGCTGCGCGGATCGCAGTTGCGCGCCTGGCGCCGCTCGGGCGCGGTGCAGTACGTGTTCCAGGATCCGTTGCGTTCGCTCGACCCCGCCGTGCGCGTGGCCGAGTCGATCGTCGAAGGCCTGCGCATCGCGCGGGTGCCGGCCGGCGAGGTCCAGCGCCGGCGCACGGCGGCCCTCGAGGCGGTGGGGCTCGACGAGGATCTCCTCTCGCGCCTGCCGTCGGGGCTGTCCGGCGGCCAGCGGCAGCGCGCCGCGATCGCCCGCGCGCTCGTCGTCGAGCCGCGCCTGCTCGTGCTCGACGAGCCGGTGAGCGCCCTCGACGCCGCGAGCCGCGACCGCGTCGTCCGCGCCCTCATCGCCCTGCGCGACACGCGGGGCAGCGACCTGGCGATGCTCGTCATCTCGCACGACATCGGGTCGCCCGCCGCCATGAGCGACCGGCTGGTCGTGCTCGACCGCGGCCGCATCGTCGAAGACGGCCCCACGCGGCGCGTCATCGCCCGCCCCGAGCATCCGTACACGCGCCTGCTCATCGACTCCGTCCCCCTCATCCACACCCCGACCGCCAACCGTCCGCTGCCCGTCCCCGTCAGGAGCTGA
- a CDS encoding alpha/beta hydrolase, translating to MTTPPSPVVWTPAGRVRGTLAVIGGGGERAAVYERFGRRLSADGYAVGVFESDAEAAAVWLERADDAPRVLVGSDSGAASVLRLLARGAVAEGGIVAGALVDAEGAQPADEERTACPLHLGVLADADSRTAVVPAEPLPPAADLAAIAVPVLAVHGGADPVSAVDAAAAALRAVPDLEFVETVGGLHDALNDQSHRSVAARVVLWLERLRGGDVHAPVVRTLAPVEAGRA from the coding sequence ATGACCACGCCCCCCTCCCCTGTCGTCTGGACACCCGCCGGTCGCGTGCGCGGCACGCTGGCCGTCATCGGCGGGGGCGGCGAGCGCGCCGCGGTGTACGAGCGGTTCGGCCGCCGGCTCAGCGCCGACGGATACGCCGTCGGCGTCTTCGAGTCGGATGCCGAGGCCGCCGCCGTGTGGCTCGAGCGAGCGGACGACGCGCCGCGGGTGCTCGTGGGCTCCGACTCGGGCGCCGCGTCGGTACTGCGGCTGCTCGCGCGCGGCGCGGTGGCCGAGGGCGGCATCGTCGCGGGCGCGCTCGTCGACGCCGAGGGCGCGCAGCCCGCCGACGAGGAGCGCACCGCGTGCCCGCTGCACCTCGGAGTGCTCGCCGACGCGGATTCCCGCACGGCGGTCGTCCCGGCCGAGCCGCTGCCTCCCGCCGCCGATCTCGCAGCGATCGCCGTGCCCGTGCTCGCCGTCCACGGCGGTGCCGACCCGGTGTCGGCCGTCGACGCCGCGGCGGCGGCCCTGCGCGCGGTTCCCGATCTCGAGTTCGTCGAGACCGTCGGCGGCCTCCATGACGCCCTCAACGACCAGTCCCACCGCAGTGTGGCGGCGCGCGTCGTGCTGTGGCTGGAGCGCCTGCGCGGCGGAGACGTGCACGCGCCCGTCGTGCGCACGCTCGCTCCCGTCGAGGCGGGCCGCGCATGA
- a CDS encoding LLM class flavin-dependent oxidoreductase, translating to MAIDLGYWTPVYGGFLRNVTDEGRMAATWEYIREVSVKADRLGFHTTLVPELYLNDRKGTDAPSLEAWSLSAAILAVTEHLRVMTAVRRGFHLPAVLAKTVGTLDSIAPGRVALNVVAAWWAEEARQFGGRFTTHDERYVQAHEFVSVLNGLWERTPFAFQGSHYELEGTIVEPKPSRHPVIFAGGESEAGRESIASFADAYVMHGGTLDEVRSNVRDMNARSERLHGRPIAEFGMPAYVIVRDTEAEARRELDRITTVDPSSPGYASFEEFQRNSRLSLELTRREYSVGTRGLRPDLVGTPEQVAERIHAYADAGITLLLIQASPLDEELDRIAEQVFPLVPQRALEVRV from the coding sequence ATGGCAATCGATCTCGGCTACTGGACGCCGGTCTACGGAGGGTTCCTCCGCAACGTCACCGATGAGGGGCGCATGGCCGCCACCTGGGAGTACATCCGCGAGGTCTCGGTGAAGGCCGACCGGCTCGGATTCCACACCACGCTGGTGCCCGAACTGTACCTGAACGACCGCAAGGGCACAGACGCCCCGAGCCTGGAGGCCTGGTCCCTGTCCGCGGCGATCCTCGCCGTCACCGAGCACCTGCGGGTGATGACGGCGGTGCGGCGCGGATTCCACCTGCCGGCGGTGCTGGCGAAGACGGTGGGCACGCTCGACAGCATCGCCCCTGGGCGCGTCGCGCTGAACGTCGTCGCCGCGTGGTGGGCCGAAGAGGCGCGCCAGTTCGGCGGACGGTTCACCACGCACGACGAGCGCTACGTGCAGGCCCACGAGTTCGTCTCGGTGCTGAACGGTCTGTGGGAGCGCACCCCGTTCGCCTTCCAGGGCTCCCACTACGAGCTCGAGGGCACGATCGTCGAGCCGAAGCCGTCGCGGCACCCGGTGATCTTCGCCGGTGGCGAGAGCGAGGCGGGCAGGGAGTCGATCGCGAGCTTCGCCGACGCCTACGTCATGCACGGCGGCACGCTCGACGAGGTGCGGTCGAACGTGCGCGACATGAACGCACGGTCGGAGCGGCTGCACGGGCGCCCGATCGCCGAGTTCGGCATGCCCGCGTACGTCATCGTGCGCGACACCGAAGCCGAGGCGCGGCGTGAGCTCGACCGCATCACCACTGTCGACCCGTCCTCGCCCGGCTACGCCTCCTTCGAGGAGTTCCAGCGCAACTCCCGGCTGTCGCTGGAGCTCACCCGCCGCGAGTACTCGGTGGGAACGCGCGGTCTGCGCCCCGACCTCGTCGGCACGCCCGAACAGGTCGCGGAGCGGATCCACGCATATGCGGATGCCGGAATCACGCTGCTGCTCATCCAGGCGTCACCGCTCGACGAGGAGCTCGACCGGATCGCCGAGCAGGTGTTCCCCTTGGTCCCCCAGCGCGCGCTGGAGGTCCGCGTCTGA
- a CDS encoding NADP-dependent oxidoreductase, translated as MAHAIVYTEFGTPDVLHLVEVPDPMAGRGEVVVRIEAAGVNPIDAKLRGAVRPSPPITEPRAVGFDGAGVIEALGDGVEGFAVGDRVAIRDTLGTYASALAVPAANIAPIPDGVTAAEAAGIGIPAGTAYQALKSLGVAAGDVLLVHAGSGAVGQAAVQFAVAWGATVVATASPERHDQLRELGAIPVAYGDGLLDRVREAAPDGVTVVLDCAGTDEAIQTSLALVEDRDRIATIVRGPDAASFGIRAFSGGSPVPLTEQEQAWRAEALPVTIGLIEAGAFTIELGPELPLADAARAHELVEAHAADGKIVLIP; from the coding sequence ATGGCCCACGCGATCGTGTATACCGAGTTCGGAACCCCTGATGTGCTGCACCTGGTCGAGGTGCCCGACCCGATGGCGGGCCGCGGCGAGGTGGTCGTGCGCATCGAGGCGGCAGGAGTCAATCCCATCGATGCGAAGCTGCGCGGCGCTGTGCGCCCGTCGCCGCCCATCACCGAGCCGCGTGCCGTCGGGTTCGACGGCGCGGGCGTCATCGAGGCGCTGGGCGATGGCGTCGAGGGCTTCGCGGTCGGCGACAGGGTCGCGATCCGCGACACGCTCGGCACGTACGCATCGGCGCTCGCGGTTCCGGCGGCGAACATCGCGCCTATCCCCGATGGCGTCACCGCAGCCGAGGCAGCGGGCATCGGCATCCCCGCCGGCACCGCGTACCAGGCGCTGAAGTCCCTCGGAGTCGCCGCAGGCGACGTCCTGCTCGTTCACGCGGGCTCCGGCGCCGTCGGGCAGGCCGCCGTGCAGTTCGCCGTGGCGTGGGGCGCGACGGTCGTGGCGACCGCCAGCCCTGAACGCCACGACCAGCTGCGCGAGCTGGGCGCGATCCCTGTCGCCTACGGCGACGGTCTGCTCGACCGGGTCCGCGAGGCGGCGCCCGACGGCGTGACGGTCGTGCTGGACTGCGCCGGCACCGACGAGGCCATCCAGACCTCCCTCGCCCTCGTCGAAGACCGCGACCGCATCGCCACGATCGTGCGCGGACCGGATGCCGCGTCGTTCGGCATCCGCGCGTTCTCCGGCGGCTCGCCCGTGCCGCTCACGGAACAGGAGCAGGCATGGCGTGCCGAGGCGCTCCCCGTCACGATCGGCCTGATCGAGGCCGGAGCGTTCACGATCGAGCTCGGGCCGGAGCTTCCGCTCGCCGATGCGGCGCGCGCCCACGAACTCGTCGAGGCGCACGCCGCAGACGGCAAGATCGTCCTGATCCCCTGA
- a CDS encoding ABC transporter ATP-binding protein, whose translation MSELSQITAPAPTADAVSAAPHGGTALGPSFDEGSLVRPAAVEASDLVIAASDGSVLVHGVSVSVRPGEALGIVGESGSGKTLTCRALLGILPPGLSVTGGTVRVDGVDLTGAGEREWRGVRGTRIGAVFQDPASYLNPAMPIGVQLEETLRVTARVPRRQARERARELLDDLGIRRVDLVLRQRVAHLSGGMLQRVLIAMALAADPAVLIADEATTALDVTVQAELLDLLGRLRAERGLALVLVSHDLAVVAQVCERVQVFRDGRVVEAGATSRVLRAPGHPYTRELLRAHAAYGLERFLA comes from the coding sequence GTGTCTGAGCTCTCGCAGATCACCGCTCCCGCTCCGACGGCGGATGCCGTGTCGGCGGCCCCGCACGGAGGGACCGCCCTCGGTCCCTCCTTCGACGAGGGCTCGCTCGTCCGGCCTGCGGCCGTCGAGGCGTCTGACCTCGTGATCGCCGCGTCCGACGGCTCCGTGCTCGTGCACGGGGTGTCGGTGTCGGTGCGCCCGGGGGAGGCGCTCGGCATCGTCGGGGAGTCGGGCAGCGGCAAGACGCTCACCTGCCGTGCCCTGCTCGGCATCCTTCCGCCCGGCCTCTCGGTGACCGGCGGCACCGTGCGCGTCGACGGTGTCGACCTGACCGGCGCCGGCGAGCGCGAATGGCGGGGCGTGCGGGGCACGCGCATCGGCGCGGTGTTCCAGGACCCCGCCTCGTACCTCAACCCCGCGATGCCGATCGGCGTGCAGCTGGAGGAGACCCTGCGGGTGACCGCGCGCGTGCCACGGCGGCAGGCCAGGGAGCGTGCGCGGGAGCTGCTCGACGACCTCGGCATCCGCCGTGTCGATCTCGTGCTCCGTCAGCGGGTCGCTCACCTGTCGGGCGGGATGCTGCAGCGGGTGCTCATCGCGATGGCGCTCGCCGCCGACCCCGCGGTGCTCATCGCCGACGAGGCGACGACCGCCCTCGACGTCACTGTGCAGGCCGAGCTGCTCGATCTGCTGGGGCGCCTGCGGGCCGAGCGCGGCCTCGCCCTCGTGCTCGTGTCGCACGACCTCGCCGTGGTGGCGCAGGTGTGCGAGCGGGTGCAGGTGTTCCGCGACGGCCGCGTCGTCGAAGCGGGGGCGACCTCGCGCGTGCTGCGCGCGCCGGGTCACCCGTACACGCGGGAGCTGCTCCGCGCGCACGCCGCCTACGGACTGGAGAGGTTCCTCGCATGA
- a CDS encoding LLM class flavin-dependent oxidoreductase: MPIELLGMIATTPGSESLAVTGPVVDPDYVREFSRAHEEAGFDRVLIGYSASSPDGFAVASAALHATERLKVLIAHRPGFVAPTVVARKLATLDHLTGGGRVAIHHITGGSEADQRRDGDFSEKADRYRRTGEFIEVLRRTLTSADPFDYEGDFYRVEGAFSAVKPATDAGIPIFFGGLSDGAVEVGAAGADVYMLFGEPLADVAEHIRTIRAAAAKAGRTVEFSLSTRPIVAPTEEEAWAKAARIYAEAEARIAARDSGDTLSFARPLQREQNSVSADRLQEHAKRGDVHDERLWLGITRLTGPSGNSTAPVGTPEQVAEALLKYYDLGVTRFLIRGFDPLDDVREWGEELIPALRAGAQARDEARAAESEERVA; encoded by the coding sequence ATGCCCATCGAACTGCTCGGAATGATCGCCACCACCCCCGGGTCGGAATCCCTCGCCGTCACCGGCCCCGTCGTCGACCCCGACTACGTGCGCGAGTTCTCACGTGCGCACGAAGAGGCGGGGTTCGACCGCGTGCTCATCGGCTACAGCGCCAGCTCGCCCGACGGCTTCGCCGTGGCATCCGCCGCCCTGCACGCCACGGAGCGGCTGAAGGTGCTGATCGCCCACCGGCCGGGCTTCGTGGCGCCGACCGTCGTCGCACGCAAGCTCGCCACGCTCGACCACCTCACCGGGGGCGGGCGCGTCGCGATCCACCACATCACGGGCGGGAGCGAGGCCGACCAGCGCCGTGACGGTGACTTCAGCGAGAAGGCCGACCGCTACCGCCGTACGGGCGAGTTCATCGAGGTGCTGCGGCGCACCCTCACCTCGGCCGATCCCTTCGACTACGAGGGCGACTTCTACCGCGTCGAGGGCGCCTTCTCGGCCGTGAAGCCCGCGACCGACGCCGGCATCCCGATCTTCTTCGGAGGCCTCTCCGACGGGGCCGTCGAGGTCGGAGCCGCCGGCGCCGACGTGTACATGCTCTTCGGCGAGCCGCTCGCCGACGTCGCCGAGCACATCCGCACGATCAGGGCAGCGGCGGCGAAGGCCGGTCGCACCGTGGAGTTCAGCCTCTCGACGCGGCCGATCGTCGCCCCGACCGAAGAGGAGGCCTGGGCGAAGGCCGCGCGCATCTACGCCGAGGCGGAGGCGCGCATCGCGGCGCGCGACTCCGGGGACACGCTGTCGTTCGCGCGGCCGCTGCAGCGGGAGCAGAACTCCGTCTCCGCCGACCGACTGCAGGAGCACGCCAAGCGCGGCGATGTGCACGACGAGCGGCTGTGGCTGGGCATCACCCGGCTCACCGGTCCGTCTGGCAACTCGACGGCGCCCGTCGGCACGCCCGAGCAGGTCGCCGAGGCGCTGCTGAAGTACTACGACCTCGGCGTGACCCGGTTCCTCATCCGCGGATTCGACCCGCTCGACGACGTGCGGGAATGGGGCGAGGAGCTCATCCCGGCCCTCCGCGCCGGGGCGCAGGCGCGTGACGAGGCGAGAGCGGCCGAGAGCGAGGAACGGGTCGCCTGA
- a CDS encoding ABC transporter permease, which translates to MTIVTAEAPPAPAIGAEPRVRSAVPVLRTVLATLATAVAVFLLATFATFALGAASGSNPAAVALGEVATQADVDRLNHQFGLDRPFLVRYLDWIAGAVTGQLGTSWFTGIPVADSIAQAFPVSLSIAAGATIIALVGGFAGGVLAAVTRGGVVDRLITLLSTVAATVPAFVAAIGLILLFAYAIPLFPVAGYTPPDKGVGAWLLCLVLPSAALSLDAGADIARQLRTSLVGTLGENFIVGARVHGLGPARIVVRHALPIASGPALSTLGVHAPRLVGGAVITEVIFGMPGLGQLANRSALQGDVPVVQGVLLVTIAVIVAVGAVLNVVISRAGGTERSAA; encoded by the coding sequence ATGACGATCGTGACCGCCGAGGCGCCGCCCGCGCCCGCGATCGGCGCGGAACCCCGGGTGCGCAGCGCGGTGCCCGTGCTGCGCACCGTGCTGGCGACCCTGGCGACGGCGGTCGCGGTCTTCCTCCTCGCGACGTTCGCGACCTTCGCGCTGGGGGCGGCGAGCGGGTCCAACCCGGCCGCCGTCGCCCTCGGCGAGGTGGCGACGCAGGCCGACGTCGACCGCCTCAACCACCAGTTCGGCCTCGACCGGCCGTTCCTCGTGCGCTACCTCGATTGGATCGCTGGTGCCGTCACGGGTCAGCTCGGCACCTCGTGGTTCACCGGCATCCCGGTTGCGGACAGCATCGCCCAGGCGTTCCCGGTGAGCCTGTCGATCGCCGCGGGGGCGACGATCATCGCGCTCGTCGGCGGGTTCGCCGGCGGCGTGCTCGCGGCGGTGACCCGCGGGGGAGTGGTCGACCGCCTCATCACGCTCCTCAGCACCGTGGCCGCGACCGTGCCCGCCTTCGTCGCGGCGATCGGGCTCATCCTGCTCTTCGCCTATGCGATCCCGTTGTTCCCCGTCGCCGGCTACACCCCGCCGGACAAGGGCGTCGGGGCGTGGCTGCTGTGCCTCGTGCTCCCGTCGGCGGCGCTGAGCCTTGACGCCGGCGCCGACATCGCCCGCCAGCTGCGCACCTCGCTCGTCGGCACCCTGGGTGAGAACTTCATCGTCGGCGCGAGGGTGCACGGCCTCGGCCCGGCTCGCATCGTGGTCCGCCATGCGCTGCCCATCGCCTCGGGGCCCGCGCTGTCGACCCTCGGAGTGCATGCGCCGCGGCTGGTCGGCGGCGCGGTCATCACGGAGGTCATCTTCGGGATGCCGGGCCTCGGCCAGCTCGCGAACCGGTCGGCGCTGCAGGGCGACGTGCCGGTCGTGCAGGGGGTGCTGCTGGTGACGATCGCCGTCATCGTGGCCGTCGGCGCAGTGCTCAACGTCGTGATCTCCCGCGCGGGCGGCACCGAGAGGAGCGCCGCATGA
- a CDS encoding ABC transporter permease: MNPVSRLWRSGWTVRLALLILLAVATLAVAGPAIAPQDPLAQDAASALQEPSWAHLLGTDYLGRDVLSRLFAGAPASLLSALAAAAIGLVLGALPGALSAFVPRVGEWLALRVVDALLALPFILFAIVFAALLGNGLPQATLAIGILVAPGFFRIARAATLRVRDSPYIDAATYLGASAWWVLSRHVWRQVAPNLFVAAVSALGGALLAVASLTFLGIGVQPPAPTWGGMLSSDLGYLGQRPWGPLAPALAIVVTVGALNVVADAARDVLGAAAPARRKEAVRV, encoded by the coding sequence ATGAACCCCGTCTCCCGGCTCTGGCGCAGCGGATGGACGGTGCGCCTCGCCCTGCTGATCCTCCTCGCGGTGGCGACGCTCGCCGTCGCAGGACCCGCCATCGCCCCGCAGGATCCGCTGGCGCAGGATGCCGCGTCCGCATTGCAGGAGCCCTCGTGGGCCCACCTCCTCGGCACGGACTACCTCGGCAGGGACGTGCTCTCTCGGCTCTTCGCCGGCGCCCCCGCGTCGCTGCTGAGCGCGCTCGCCGCCGCGGCGATCGGGCTCGTGCTCGGCGCGCTGCCGGGTGCGCTCAGCGCATTCGTCCCGCGGGTCGGCGAGTGGCTGGCGTTGCGCGTGGTCGACGCGCTGCTCGCCCTGCCCTTCATCCTTTTTGCGATCGTGTTCGCCGCCCTTCTCGGCAACGGGCTCCCGCAGGCGACCCTGGCGATCGGCATCCTCGTGGCCCCCGGCTTCTTCCGCATCGCGCGCGCCGCGACGCTGCGGGTGCGCGACAGTCCCTACATCGACGCGGCGACGTACCTCGGCGCCTCGGCGTGGTGGGTGCTCAGCCGGCACGTCTGGAGGCAGGTCGCCCCCAACCTCTTCGTGGCCGCCGTGTCGGCGCTCGGCGGTGCACTGCTCGCCGTCGCCTCTCTGACGTTCCTCGGCATCGGGGTGCAGCCGCCTGCTCCCACGTGGGGCGGCATGCTCTCCAGCGACCTCGGGTACCTCGGGCAGCGACCGTGGGGGCCGCTCGCACCGGCCCTGGCGATCGTCGTGACGGTCGGCGCGCTGAACGTGGTGGCCGACGCCGCGCGTGACGTGCTCGGCGCCGCCGCCCCGGCCCGGCGGAAGGAGGCCGTCCGTGTCTGA
- a CDS encoding ABC transporter substrate-binding protein, translated as MSPRSRLSLLAASAAAAALALAGCAGSSPAPTGAASSTSLTWGWALPTSWDPVTSTAGWDTHALALVYDGLTQLDPDGEVVPGLAESWDYSDDGTAVTFHLREDAVFSDGTPVTADAVKQNLERGRDQENSTLAGQLRIVVGVDVDDEHTVTVHLDQADYQVPYLFAGKTGFIVNPAAFDDVASLATQPEGSGPFTLTEYVPNARADLEKNEDYWNADHIFIDDFSIVPVTDPATVVAGVGSGQWDVAIVPPSQVSQAESAGLEVETIKALTVRALDVNGTVAPFDDQRVLQAISHATDRQALVDAAYFGQGTPNWQPFPEGYVAHSPELDDLYPYDIDAAKKLLADAGHPDGIELTLSLTEDDTALAEVLQAQWAKAGIDVTLNVLPSAAVAQNYVQRTLPFVLDSYSGRQSPLQGLEVLYGEEGLMNLGRQTPPELTAAIDEARATPTDAADYAEKIQNAVEVGVRLQPNTFLFSWPRILVHPAHVTGIRHWLDVQRWEDVKVEG; from the coding sequence ATGTCGCCCCGATCCCGCCTCTCCCTGCTCGCCGCCTCCGCGGCCGCCGCCGCCCTCGCCCTCGCCGGATGCGCCGGCTCCTCTCCCGCGCCCACCGGCGCCGCATCCTCCACCTCCCTCACCTGGGGGTGGGCGCTCCCCACCAGCTGGGACCCGGTCACGTCCACGGCCGGATGGGACACGCACGCTCTCGCCCTCGTCTACGACGGACTCACCCAGCTCGACCCCGACGGCGAGGTCGTGCCGGGACTCGCGGAGAGCTGGGACTACTCCGACGACGGCACGGCGGTCACCTTCCACCTGCGCGAGGACGCCGTCTTCAGCGACGGGACGCCGGTGACCGCGGATGCCGTCAAGCAGAACCTCGAACGGGGCAGAGACCAGGAGAACTCCACGCTCGCCGGTCAGCTGCGCATCGTGGTCGGCGTCGACGTCGACGACGAGCACACCGTGACGGTGCATCTCGACCAGGCCGACTACCAGGTGCCGTACCTCTTCGCGGGCAAGACGGGCTTCATCGTCAACCCTGCCGCGTTCGACGACGTCGCCTCGCTCGCCACCCAGCCGGAGGGTTCCGGGCCCTTCACCCTCACCGAGTACGTCCCCAACGCCCGAGCAGACCTCGAGAAGAACGAGGACTACTGGAACGCGGACCACATCTTCATCGACGACTTCTCGATCGTGCCAGTGACGGACCCCGCCACGGTCGTCGCCGGCGTCGGCTCCGGACAGTGGGATGTGGCCATCGTCCCGCCCTCTCAGGTGTCGCAGGCCGAGTCGGCTGGTCTCGAGGTCGAGACCATCAAGGCGCTCACCGTGCGCGCCCTCGACGTCAACGGCACGGTGGCGCCGTTCGACGACCAGCGCGTGCTGCAGGCGATCAGCCACGCGACCGACCGCCAGGCGCTCGTGGACGCGGCGTACTTCGGGCAGGGCACCCCCAACTGGCAGCCCTTCCCCGAGGGGTACGTCGCGCACAGCCCCGAGCTCGACGACCTCTACCCCTACGACATCGACGCCGCGAAGAAGCTGCTCGCCGACGCCGGTCACCCCGACGGCATCGAGCTCACGCTCTCGCTCACCGAAGACGACACGGCGCTCGCCGAGGTGCTGCAGGCGCAGTGGGCGAAGGCCGGCATCGACGTCACCCTCAATGTGCTCCCCTCCGCCGCCGTCGCCCAGAACTACGTGCAGCGCACCCTGCCGTTCGTGCTCGACAGCTACTCGGGCCGCCAGTCGCCGCTGCAGGGGCTGGAGGTGCTCTACGGAGAGGAGGGGCTGATGAACCTCGGCAGGCAGACCCCGCCCGAGCTCACCGCGGCCATCGACGAGGCGCGGGCCACACCGACGGATGCCGCCGACTACGCCGAGAAGATCCAGAACGCCGTGGAGGTCGGAGTACGGCTGCAGCCCAACACCTTCCTCTTCAGCTGGCCGCGCATCCTCGTCCACCCCGCGCACGTCACCGGCATCCGCCACTGGCTCGACGTGCAGCGCTGGGAAGACGTCAAGGTCGAGGGCTGA